The proteins below are encoded in one region of Bosea sp. BIWAKO-01:
- a CDS encoding sarcosine oxidase subunit delta: MRITCPHCGARDVQEFTYLGDANPQRPEGMATTEAAMHDYVYQRDNPAGRHHELWYHGAGCHAWLVVTRDTRTHAIETVETARARAKEDAA, translated from the coding sequence ATGCGCATCACATGTCCACATTGCGGCGCCCGCGACGTCCAGGAATTCACCTATCTCGGTGACGCCAATCCGCAGCGGCCCGAGGGAATGGCAACGACGGAAGCGGCGATGCACGACTATGTCTATCAGCGTGACAATCCGGCCGGGCGGCATCACGAGCTCTGGTATCACGGCGCCGGCTGCCATGCCTGGCTGGTCGTGACCCGCGACACGAGAACCCACGCCATTGAGACCGTCGAGACCGCCAGGGCGCGCGCCAAGGAAGATGCGGCATGA
- a CDS encoding sarcosine oxidase subunit alpha family protein — protein sequence MSPKQPFRRDDGGLIDRASAVSFRFDGRTYQGHAGDTLAAALLANGVRLVGRSFKYHRPRGILSAGPEEPNALVELRSGARREPNTRATVTELYDGLEAQSQNRWPSLDFDILSINSLLAPALTAGFYYKTFMWPAAFWEKLYEPLIRRAAGLGRAAMEEDPDHYEKAFAFCDVLVIGAGPAGISAALAAGRSGARVILCDEDFRPGGRLLADKREIDARAGSEWAAAALAELASLPDVRIMTRTTVFGVYDHGIYGAVERVCDHLPVPAAYQPRQRSWRITAKRAVLAAGAIERPVVFAGNDTPGVMLAGAVRTYVNRYAVLPGRDAVVFTTGNDGWATARDLAAAGAKVAAIVDPRPQVDSALVALGNAIGARVFAGSAVSRATGGKALKQVTIREASGRETSLACDLLAVSNGWNPTLHLTSHQNTRPVWDEAIQAFVPGTMPAGLSAAGSAAGHFSLAEALTDGARLGSEAAADCGFAAKPPASAAKTDPEAVSVSPLWRVKGGKGKAFVDFQNDVTDTDVELAAREGFRPVEHLKRYTTLGMATDQGKTSNISGLAIMAEQTGKTIPETGTTIFRPPYTPVAIGALAGHHRGPDFRPTRLAPTHQWSKDQGAVFVETGLWLRGQYYPKPGEDHWLTTVNREVLAVRNGVGICDVSTLGKIDIQGDDAAEFLERVYINGWKALPVGKARYGLMLREDGFVMDDGTTSRLAETHFLMTTTTANAAKVMQHLEFCHQVLWPTLDVRMVSVSEQWAQVAVAGPKAREVLRGVVDAQHDLSNEACPYLAARSVTVGGGIPARLFRISFSGELAYELAVPADHGDAMMRALMAAGSPYGITPYGTEALGVMRIEKGHVAGNELNGQTTARDLGLGRMMSAKKDFVGRVMAGREAQIESDRPALVGFRPVEIGQRLRAGAHFIGLGKPAAMEHDEGYMTSVAYSPVLKHWIGLGLLKNGPKRIGERVRAVDPVRHGDIVLEICNPVFVDPEGARLHG from the coding sequence ATGAGCCCGAAGCAGCCCTTCCGCCGCGACGATGGCGGCCTGATCGACCGGGCGAGCGCCGTCAGCTTCCGCTTCGATGGTCGCACCTATCAGGGTCATGCCGGCGACACGCTTGCAGCCGCGCTTCTGGCCAATGGCGTGCGCCTCGTCGGCCGATCCTTCAAGTACCACCGGCCCCGCGGCATCCTTTCGGCAGGTCCGGAGGAGCCGAATGCGCTCGTCGAACTGCGCTCCGGCGCGCGGCGCGAGCCCAATACGCGAGCGACCGTGACCGAGCTCTATGACGGGCTCGAGGCGCAGAGCCAGAACCGCTGGCCCTCGCTCGATTTCGACATCCTGTCGATCAACTCGCTGCTCGCGCCGGCGCTGACCGCGGGCTTCTACTACAAGACCTTCATGTGGCCGGCGGCCTTCTGGGAAAAACTCTACGAGCCGCTGATCCGCCGCGCCGCCGGTCTTGGTCGGGCCGCCATGGAGGAGGATCCCGACCATTACGAGAAAGCGTTCGCCTTTTGCGACGTCCTCGTCATTGGCGCCGGGCCGGCCGGGATCTCCGCCGCACTGGCGGCCGGCCGCAGCGGCGCCCGCGTCATCCTGTGCGATGAGGATTTCCGACCGGGTGGCCGGCTGCTCGCCGACAAGCGCGAGATCGACGCCCGCGCCGGCTCCGAATGGGCTGCTGCCGCGCTGGCGGAACTCGCCAGCCTTCCCGATGTCCGGATCATGACACGCACGACAGTGTTTGGCGTCTATGACCACGGCATCTACGGCGCTGTCGAACGCGTCTGCGACCATCTGCCGGTGCCAGCTGCGTATCAGCCACGCCAGCGCTCCTGGCGCATCACCGCCAAACGCGCGGTGCTGGCGGCCGGCGCGATCGAGCGGCCTGTCGTCTTCGCCGGCAACGACACCCCCGGCGTCATGCTGGCAGGTGCGGTGCGAACCTATGTCAATCGCTACGCCGTACTGCCCGGGCGCGATGCTGTGGTCTTCACGACCGGCAATGATGGCTGGGCCACGGCCCGCGATCTTGCTGCGGCTGGCGCAAAGGTCGCGGCGATCGTCGATCCGCGTCCGCAAGTGGATTCCGCATTGGTCGCACTCGGAAACGCGATCGGCGCGCGCGTCTTCGCCGGCAGCGCGGTCAGCCGCGCCACCGGCGGCAAGGCCCTCAAACAGGTCACGATCCGCGAAGCGTCCGGCCGCGAGACCAGCCTCGCCTGCGATCTGCTCGCCGTCTCGAATGGCTGGAATCCGACGCTGCACCTGACCTCGCATCAGAACACGCGGCCGGTCTGGGACGAGGCGATCCAGGCCTTCGTGCCGGGCACGATGCCCGCCGGCCTCAGCGCCGCCGGCAGCGCTGCCGGGCATTTCAGCCTGGCCGAGGCACTGACGGACGGCGCCCGCCTCGGCAGCGAAGCTGCCGCCGATTGCGGTTTCGCGGCGAAGCCGCCGGCTTCCGCAGCGAAGACCGATCCCGAAGCGGTCTCGGTTTCTCCGCTCTGGCGGGTCAAGGGCGGCAAGGGCAAGGCTTTCGTCGATTTCCAGAACGACGTGACCGATACAGATGTCGAGCTGGCGGCGCGCGAGGGGTTCCGACCGGTCGAACACCTGAAGCGTTACACCACGCTCGGGATGGCGACCGATCAGGGCAAGACCTCGAACATCTCCGGCCTCGCGATCATGGCCGAGCAGACAGGCAAGACCATTCCCGAGACGGGAACGACGATCTTCCGGCCGCCCTATACGCCTGTGGCCATCGGTGCACTGGCCGGCCACCATCGCGGCCCGGATTTCCGGCCGACGCGGCTTGCGCCCACCCATCAATGGTCGAAGGACCAGGGCGCCGTCTTCGTCGAGACCGGGCTCTGGCTGCGCGGGCAGTATTATCCGAAGCCCGGCGAGGACCACTGGCTGACCACCGTCAATCGCGAGGTGCTGGCCGTGCGCAACGGCGTCGGCATCTGCGATGTCTCGACCCTCGGCAAGATCGACATCCAGGGCGATGACGCCGCCGAGTTCCTGGAGCGGGTCTATATCAATGGCTGGAAGGCGTTGCCCGTAGGCAAGGCGCGCTATGGGCTGATGCTGCGCGAGGACGGCTTCGTCATGGATGACGGCACGACCTCGCGCCTGGCCGAAACGCATTTTCTGATGACGACCACCACCGCGAACGCCGCCAAGGTGATGCAGCATCTCGAATTCTGCCATCAGGTGCTCTGGCCGACGCTCGATGTCCGCATGGTCTCGGTCTCGGAGCAGTGGGCACAGGTCGCGGTTGCCGGTCCAAAGGCTCGCGAGGTTCTGCGCGGCGTCGTCGATGCGCAGCACGATCTCTCGAACGAAGCTTGTCCCTATCTCGCGGCGCGCAGCGTCACCGTCGGCGGCGGCATCCCGGCACGGCTGTTCCGGATCTCCTTTTCGGGGGAGCTCGCCTATGAGCTCGCCGTCCCGGCCGATCATGGCGATGCGATGATGCGCGCCCTGATGGCGGCGGGGTCGCCGTACGGGATCACGCCCTATGGCACCGAGGCGCTCGGCGTGATGCGTATCGAGAAGGGCCATGTCGCGGGCAACGAACTCAACGGCCAGACCACGGCCCGCGATCTCGGCCTGGGCAGGATGATGTCCGCCAAGAAGGACTTCGTCGGTCGCGTCATGGCTGGGCGCGAAGCCCAGATCGAGTCGGATCGTCCCGCCCTGGTCGGCTTCAGGCCGGTGGAAATCGGGCAGCGACTGCGAGCCGGTGCGCATTTCATCGGCCTCGGCAAGCCTGCGGCGATGGAGCATGACGAGGGCTACATGACCTCGGTCGCCTATTCCCCGGTGCTGAAGCACTGGATCGGCCTCGGCCTCTTGAAGAATGGCCCCAAACGCATCGGCGAACGCGTCCGCGCCGTCGACCCGGTGCGCCACGGCGATATCGTTCTCGAAATCTGCAATCCGGTCTTCGTCGATCCCGAAGGAGCGCGCCTCCATGGCTGA
- the purU gene encoding formyltetrahydrofolate deformylase, whose amino-acid sequence MSDRISILTLSCPDRPGIVAAVSTLLFEAGCNIRDAQQFDDTETGRFFMRVVFERLAESRSHAEITEAFGELSRRFAMDFTLREQHVRKRVMLLVSKFDHCLADLLYRWRIGELPMEIAGIISNHGRDSIASTDIGDLPFHHLPITRQTKMEQEAQIWQLVHETRTDLVVLARYMQVLSDGLSAKLLGRCINIHHSFLPGFKGAKPYHQAHERGVKLIGATAHYVTPDLDEGPIIEQDVERISHRDTPDALVRKGRDIERRVLARAVLHHLEDRVVLNGKKTVVFTD is encoded by the coding sequence ATGTCCGACCGCATTTCGATCCTCACCCTCTCCTGCCCCGACCGTCCAGGCATCGTCGCCGCCGTCTCGACGCTGCTGTTCGAGGCCGGCTGCAACATCCGTGACGCACAGCAGTTCGACGACACCGAGACCGGCCGTTTCTTCATGCGCGTCGTCTTCGAGCGCCTCGCCGAGAGCAGGTCGCACGCCGAGATCACGGAAGCCTTCGGCGAACTGTCCCGGCGCTTCGCCATGGATTTCACCCTGCGCGAGCAGCATGTGCGGAAGCGCGTGATGCTGCTGGTCTCGAAATTCGACCACTGCCTCGCCGACCTGCTTTATCGCTGGCGTATCGGCGAGCTGCCGATGGAGATCGCCGGCATCATCTCGAACCACGGTCGCGACAGCATCGCCTCGACCGATATCGGCGACCTCCCCTTCCATCATTTGCCGATCACCCGACAGACCAAGATGGAGCAGGAGGCCCAGATCTGGCAGCTCGTGCATGAGACCCGGACCGATCTTGTCGTGCTTGCGCGCTATATGCAGGTCCTGTCCGACGGGCTCTCGGCCAAGCTGCTTGGTCGCTGCATCAATATCCATCATTCCTTCCTGCCCGGCTTCAAGGGCGCCAAGCCCTACCATCAGGCGCATGAGCGCGGCGTGAAGCTGATCGGCGCGACCGCCCATTACGTGACGCCCGATCTCGATGAGGGCCCGATCATCGAGCAGGATGTCGAGCGCATTTCGCATCGCGACACGCCCGACGCGCTGGTGCGCAAGGGCCGCGATATCGAGCGGCGGGTGCTGGCGCGCGCCGTGCTGCATCATCTCGAGGACCGCGTCGTTCTGAACGGCAAAAAGACCGTCGTCTTCACCGACTGA
- a CDS encoding energy transducer TonB, which translates to MKTGPVDGGVSRRVWPALLRWSSAGLVVVAAHGGIAWLALSWRPGEAAAGAPEPAVMIELAAVSVAPEAPAADLPPAPQATEAEPPPPTPEPVPEPIKEPEPPPEPEVTPEPVHLPEPEIKLPELPQLPDAAAVLAPPPPPAPEKPKVVERRPTPPKPRVAERRKPVEREKPRAKEAAAPPASAAPAAAPSSAPTGSAASPSASTASWRGMLIAHLNRYKRFPGGARPGTVQIAFSIDRGGRVLSARLAGSSGDATLDEEAVSMIRRASPVPAPPAGVGGGGTISLAVPVRYNR; encoded by the coding sequence ATGAAGACCGGGCCTGTTGATGGCGGCGTCTCGCGACGCGTCTGGCCGGCGCTGCTGCGCTGGAGCTCGGCGGGGCTCGTCGTCGTGGCGGCCCATGGCGGCATTGCCTGGCTGGCCTTGAGCTGGCGGCCGGGAGAGGCTGCGGCCGGCGCGCCCGAGCCTGCCGTGATGATCGAGCTTGCCGCGGTTTCCGTTGCGCCCGAGGCGCCCGCTGCCGACCTGCCCCCTGCCCCTCAGGCGACCGAGGCCGAGCCGCCCCCGCCCACCCCGGAGCCTGTCCCCGAGCCGATCAAGGAGCCGGAGCCGCCTCCGGAGCCCGAGGTGACACCCGAGCCGGTCCATCTGCCCGAGCCTGAGATCAAGCTGCCCGAACTGCCACAGCTGCCCGATGCCGCAGCTGTGCTCGCTCCCCCGCCTCCGCCTGCCCCCGAGAAGCCGAAGGTCGTCGAACGCAGGCCGACGCCGCCCAAGCCACGCGTCGCCGAGCGCCGCAAGCCGGTCGAGCGCGAGAAGCCGCGGGCCAAGGAGGCCGCCGCGCCCCCCGCCTCGGCCGCTCCCGCCGCTGCTCCGTCCTCCGCACCAACCGGCTCCGCTGCATCGCCCTCCGCCTCGACGGCGTCGTGGCGCGGCATGCTGATCGCCCATCTCAACCGCTACAAGCGCTTCCCGGGCGGCGCGCGTCCCGGCACGGTGCAGATTGCCTTCTCGATCGATCGGGGCGGGCGTGTCCTGTCCGCGCGACTCGCCGGTAGCTCCGGCGATGCCACGCTCGACGAGGAGGCCGTCAGCATGATCCGCAGGGCAAGCCCCGTCCCGGCGCCTCCCGCCGGCGTGGGCGGGGGCGGCACGATCTCGCTCGCGGTGCCGGTGCGTTACAACCGCTGA
- the exbD gene encoding TonB system transport protein ExbD, with protein MAVSLKDPQDGDLAEVSEINVTPFIDVILVLLIIFMVAAPLSTVDVAVDLPVSNAQPQPRPEKPVFLTVKGDLSLALGNDPVPRETLQSVLDRQTSSDREQRVFLRADGTVAYRELMDVMNLLRNAGYLKIALVGLEDTGQVAVPGAGAKP; from the coding sequence ATGGCCGTTTCGCTCAAGGATCCGCAGGACGGCGATCTGGCTGAGGTCTCCGAGATCAACGTCACGCCCTTCATCGACGTGATTCTCGTGCTGCTGATCATTTTCATGGTCGCGGCCCCGCTCTCCACCGTCGATGTCGCCGTCGATCTGCCCGTCTCCAACGCGCAGCCGCAGCCGCGCCCCGAGAAGCCCGTCTTTCTTACCGTGAAGGGCGATCTCTCGCTCGCGCTCGGCAACGATCCTGTCCCGCGCGAAACGCTGCAGAGTGTCCTGGACCGGCAAACCAGCAGCGACCGTGAGCAGAGGGTCTTCCTGCGCGCCGACGGGACCGTCGCCTATCGCGAGCTGATGGATGTGATGAACCTCCTGCGCAATGCCGGCTATCTGAAGATCGCGCTGGTCGGGCTCGAGGATACCGGCCAGGTGGCCGTGCCGGGTGCGGGTGCAAAGCCATGA
- a CDS encoding MFS transporter yields MPSLPSPLPVPSTGRGLGLILTLGVTQVAGYGCLYYAFAVLAPSMTASFGWAPEWTYAGFAASLLAGGVVAPVVGRQVDRRGARLVMTLGSALAGLALLALAEARGGPSYFVAMIALGMVSTMVFYDAAFAALTQSRGAGARRSISQLTLIGGFALTIFWPLTTALLAQFDWREIYRFYGLLQLGLCVPLHLLGLPGRVKRAAEREHAASVPALLHADYLEGEARRLAFVLLALAFSLQGFVVSAMSVHLLSILQGLGLSAAVAVGIGALVGPAQVAGRLAEMLFGASLSPVTTAWISAAMMPLGFILLMTGQTTAVLAGLFAIAYGISVGLSSIVRGTVPLQLFGPAGYGAMLGKLSAPGLVVKAAAPLVCAVLIERAGLMPTAGLMVSLSLLATGALFVLARKVA; encoded by the coding sequence ATGCCGAGCCTGCCTTCGCCCTTGCCGGTGCCCTCTACGGGACGTGGGCTCGGCCTCATCCTGACCCTCGGCGTGACACAGGTCGCCGGCTATGGCTGCCTCTACTATGCCTTCGCGGTGCTGGCCCCAAGCATGACCGCAAGCTTCGGATGGGCTCCTGAATGGACCTATGCCGGGTTCGCCGCGAGCCTTCTTGCCGGCGGTGTCGTTGCTCCCGTCGTCGGCCGGCAGGTGGACCGTCGAGGAGCACGCCTGGTGATGACGCTCGGTTCGGCTCTTGCCGGGTTGGCGCTGCTGGCGCTCGCCGAGGCACGCGGCGGCCCGAGCTATTTCGTAGCGATGATTGCCCTTGGCATGGTCTCGACCATGGTCTTCTACGACGCCGCCTTTGCGGCACTGACGCAGTCGCGCGGTGCCGGCGCGCGGCGCTCGATCAGCCAGCTCACTCTGATCGGTGGCTTTGCCTTGACGATCTTCTGGCCCCTGACGACGGCGCTGCTCGCACAGTTCGACTGGCGCGAGATCTACCGGTTCTACGGCCTGCTTCAGCTGGGGCTCTGTGTGCCCTTGCATCTCCTTGGGCTGCCAGGGCGTGTCAAACGGGCCGCAGAGCGCGAGCATGCCGCGAGCGTGCCGGCATTGCTCCATGCCGATTATCTCGAAGGCGAGGCGCGCCGGCTCGCCTTTGTTCTGCTCGCTCTCGCCTTCTCGCTGCAGGGCTTCGTCGTTTCGGCCATGTCGGTGCATTTGCTGAGCATATTGCAGGGGCTGGGCCTGAGCGCCGCTGTCGCGGTGGGTATCGGTGCCCTGGTCGGCCCCGCCCAGGTCGCCGGACGGCTGGCGGAGATGCTGTTCGGCGCTTCTCTCTCGCCGGTGACCACGGCATGGATTTCGGCGGCGATGATGCCGCTCGGTTTCATCCTGCTGATGACAGGCCAGACGACCGCAGTGCTCGCCGGTCTCTTTGCGATCGCCTACGGGATCAGCGTCGGACTGAGCTCGATCGTGCGTGGAACCGTGCCGCTCCAGCTCTTCGGCCCGGCGGGATACGGCGCGATGCTTGGCAAGCTCTCGGCGCCGGGGCTGGTGGTCAAGGCGGCGGCGCCGCTTGTCTGTGCGGTTTTGATCGAGCGGGCTGGCCTGATGCCAACGGCGGGGCTCATGGTGTCGCTGTCGTTGCTTGCCACCGGGGCCTTGTTCGTGCTCGCGCGCAAGGTCGCCTGA
- a CDS encoding sarcosine oxidase subunit gamma, whose protein sequence is MADAVTTAWTPRGSWAGILASGAFGAAGQPGITIEARDGLGIASLIVGEGRVEALAQALQGRTGLGLPVTPRIVSSTSHSLVWAGPDQWHLIATDRNGFDELLRDLAPLAAISDQSDGRATLRLSGPRLHDALAKGCMLDLHPSAFPVGATALTSIAYMGVHLWRIADDPDTGDAVFEIMVARSMAGSFWSWLSASAAEFGCKVTATGRG, encoded by the coding sequence ATGGCTGACGCCGTGACAACTGCCTGGACGCCACGCGGCTCCTGGGCCGGCATTCTGGCCTCGGGCGCCTTTGGTGCCGCCGGGCAGCCCGGCATCACGATCGAGGCGCGCGACGGCCTTGGCATCGCCAGCCTGATTGTCGGGGAGGGTCGGGTTGAGGCGCTTGCGCAGGCGCTCCAGGGCCGCACCGGACTCGGCCTGCCTGTGACGCCGCGCATCGTCTCCAGCACGAGCCACAGTCTGGTCTGGGCCGGCCCGGATCAGTGGCATCTGATCGCGACGGACAGGAACGGGTTCGATGAACTGCTGCGCGATCTCGCGCCGCTGGCCGCCATCTCCGACCAGTCCGACGGGCGGGCTACGCTGCGGCTTTCCGGACCCAGGCTGCATGATGCCCTGGCGAAGGGCTGCATGCTCGATCTGCACCCGTCCGCCTTCCCGGTCGGCGCTACCGCCTTGACAAGCATCGCCTATATGGGTGTGCATCTCTGGCGGATCGCTGACGATCCGGACACCGGTGACGCCGTTTTCGAGATCATGGTCGCACGCAGCATGGCAGGCAGTTTCTGGTCCTGGCTTTCCGCCTCCGCGGCGGAGTTCGGCTGCAAGGTGACGGCAACGGGACGAGGTTGA
- a CDS encoding sarcosine oxidase subunit beta family protein, with translation MRYSIFSLAAQTLKGHRGWTPAWRDAAPKAEYDVLVIGGGGHGLATAYYLASQHGITNVAVIEKGYIGSGNVGRNTTIIRSNYLLPGNTPFYEWSLKLWEGLEQDINYNAMVSQRGVLNLYHSDPQRDAYARRGNTMRLAGVDAELLDREQVRAMVPFLNYRDSRFPIQGGLLQRRGGSVRHDAVAWGYARAADQRGVDIVQNCEVTGLTIEGGRITGVETTRGAIRARKVALAVAGNSSRLAGMAGMRLPIESHVLQAFVSEGVKPLIDNVVTYGAGHFYISQSDKGGLVFGGDIDGYNSYAQRGNLPVIEDVMESAMALWPGLGRIRMLRHWGGIMDMSMDGSPIIDHTPVQGLYLNAGWCYGGFKATPASGWCFAHLIARDEPHEVATAYRLDRFATGRLIDEKGAGAQPNLH, from the coding sequence ATGCGCTATTCGATTTTCTCCCTCGCCGCACAGACGCTCAAGGGTCACCGCGGCTGGACCCCGGCCTGGCGCGATGCGGCGCCGAAGGCCGAATACGACGTCCTGGTCATCGGCGGCGGCGGCCATGGGCTGGCGACGGCCTATTACCTCGCGAGCCAGCATGGCATCACCAACGTCGCGGTGATCGAGAAGGGCTATATCGGGTCCGGCAATGTCGGGCGAAACACCACGATCATCCGCTCCAACTATCTGCTGCCCGGCAATACGCCGTTCTACGAATGGTCGCTGAAGCTCTGGGAGGGGCTGGAGCAGGATATCAACTACAACGCGATGGTCAGCCAGCGCGGTGTGCTGAACCTCTACCATTCCGACCCCCAGCGCGACGCCTATGCCAGGCGCGGCAATACCATGCGGCTCGCCGGCGTCGATGCCGAACTGCTCGACCGCGAGCAGGTCCGTGCCATGGTGCCCTTCCTGAACTACCGCGATAGCCGCTTCCCGATCCAGGGCGGTCTGCTGCAGCGCCGTGGCGGTTCCGTCCGGCATGATGCCGTCGCCTGGGGCTACGCCCGTGCAGCCGACCAGCGCGGTGTCGATATCGTGCAGAACTGCGAAGTCACCGGGCTGACGATCGAAGGCGGCCGCATCACCGGCGTCGAGACGACGCGCGGAGCGATCAGAGCCAGGAAGGTCGCGCTGGCGGTCGCCGGCAATTCCTCGCGGCTCGCCGGGATGGCGGGCATGCGGCTGCCGATCGAAAGCCACGTGTTGCAGGCCTTCGTCTCGGAAGGCGTGAAGCCGCTGATCGACAATGTCGTCACCTATGGCGCCGGCCATTTCTACATCAGCCAGTCCGACAAGGGCGGCCTCGTCTTCGGCGGCGATATCGACGGCTACAATTCCTACGCCCAGCGCGGCAACCTGCCGGTGATCGAGGACGTGATGGAATCGGCCATGGCCTTGTGGCCAGGCCTTGGCCGCATCCGCATGCTGCGCCACTGGGGCGGCATCATGGACATGTCGATGGACGGCTCGCCGATCATCGACCACACCCCGGTCCAGGGCCTCTATCTCAATGCCGGCTGGTGCTATGGCGGCTTCAAGGCGACGCCGGCCTCCGGCTGGTGCTTCGCCCATCTGATCGCCCGCGACGAACCCCACGAGGTCGCGACTGCTTATCGGCTAGACCGCTTCGCGACGGGCCGTCTCATCGACGAAAAGGGCGCTGGCGCCCAGCCGAACCTGCACTGA
- a CDS encoding ABC transporter ATP-binding protein → MLRRFFAYYAPHRGLFLLDFSCAVLSGLLELAFPIAVKFFIDWLLPGQNWGLILACAAALLVIYLLNSGLMAIVTYWGHMLGINIETEMRRKAFDHLQKLSFSFFDNQKTGHLVARLTKDLEEIGEVAHHGPEDLFIAIMTLFGAFVLMFMVSPELALVTAAIVPLTGWLTGRYGGRMTHNWQQLFGRVGSFNARIEENVGGIRVVQAFANEEHERRLFARDNQNYRQTKLDAYRIMAATISLSYLSMRLTQMVVMVAGSYLVITGSLSQGGFVGFLLLIAVFFRPIEKINSVIETYPKGIAGFRRYTEFLDTEPDIADRPNAVTAPRLSGEIRYAGVSFAYQTGRPVLSGIDLHIKPGETIAFVGPSGAGKTTICSLLPRFYEVSGGSITIDGIDIRDMTLASLRGQIGIVQQDVFLFAGTMRENIAYGRLEASEAEIVDAARRARLDEVIAAMPDGLDTIIGERGVKLSGGQKQRLAIARIFLRNPPILILDEATSALDTQTERAIQQSLADLSQGRTTLMIAHRLATIRDADRIVVVDSTGIAEQGSHADLVKADGIYRRLHEA, encoded by the coding sequence ATGCTTCGCCGTTTCTTCGCCTATTACGCACCGCATCGCGGCCTCTTCCTGCTGGATTTTTCCTGCGCGGTGCTGTCGGGCCTGCTCGAGCTCGCCTTCCCGATCGCGGTGAAGTTCTTCATCGACTGGCTGCTGCCCGGCCAGAACTGGGGATTGATCCTCGCCTGCGCCGCCGCACTGCTGGTGATCTACCTGCTCAATAGCGGGCTGATGGCGATCGTGACCTATTGGGGCCACATGCTCGGCATCAATATCGAGACCGAGATGCGGCGGAAGGCGTTCGACCATCTGCAGAAGCTCTCCTTCAGCTTCTTCGACAACCAGAAGACCGGCCATCTCGTGGCCCGCCTCACCAAGGACCTCGAGGAGATCGGAGAGGTCGCGCATCACGGGCCCGAAGACCTGTTCATCGCGATCATGACCCTGTTCGGCGCCTTCGTGCTGATGTTCATGGTCAGCCCCGAGCTTGCGCTCGTCACAGCCGCGATCGTGCCGCTGACCGGTTGGCTGACCGGCCGCTATGGCGGGCGCATGACGCATAACTGGCAGCAGCTCTTCGGGCGGGTCGGCAGTTTCAACGCGCGCATCGAGGAGAATGTCGGCGGCATCCGCGTCGTCCAGGCCTTCGCCAACGAGGAGCACGAGCGGCGGCTTTTCGCCCGTGACAACCAGAACTACCGCCAGACCAAGCTCGATGCCTACCGCATCATGGCGGCGACCATCTCGCTGAGCTATCTCAGCATGCGGCTGACCCAGATGGTGGTGATGGTCGCCGGCAGCTATCTCGTCATCACCGGCAGCCTGAGCCAAGGCGGTTTCGTCGGATTCCTGCTGCTCATCGCCGTGTTCTTCCGACCGATCGAGAAGATCAATTCGGTGATCGAGACCTATCCGAAGGGCATTGCCGGCTTCCGGCGCTATACCGAGTTCCTCGACACCGAGCCGGATATCGCCGACCGCCCGAACGCGGTGACCGCGCCGAGACTCTCGGGCGAAATCCGCTATGCGGGCGTTTCGTTCGCCTATCAGACCGGCCGCCCCGTGCTCAGCGGCATCGACCTGCATATCAAGCCCGGCGAAACGATCGCGTTCGTTGGCCCGTCAGGGGCCGGCAAGACGACGATCTGCTCCCTGCTGCCGCGCTTCTACGAAGTCAGCGGCGGAAGCATCACCATCGACGGCATCGATATCCGAGATATGACGCTGGCCTCGCTGCGCGGGCAGATCGGCATCGTGCAGCAGGATGTCTTCCTCTTCGCAGGCACGATGCGCGAGAACATCGCCTATGGCCGGCTCGAGGCGAGCGAGGCTGAGATCGTCGACGCCGCGCGGCGCGCACGGCTCGACGAGGTCATCGCGGCGATGCCAGACGGGCTCGACACCATCATCGGCGAGCGCGGGGTCAAGCTTTCAGGCGGGCAGAAGCAGCGCCTCGCCATCGCTCGCATCTTCCTGAGGAATCCGCCGATCCTGATCCTGGACGAGGCGACCTCGGCGCTGGATACGCAAACCGAGCGCGCCATCCAGCAATCGCTCGCGGACCTGTCGCAGGGCCGCACCACGCTGATGATCGCGCATCGTCTCGCGACCATCCGCGATGCCGACCGGATTGTGGTCGTGGATTCGACCGGCATCGCCGAGCAGGGCAGCCATGCCGATCTGGTCAAGGCCGACGGCATCTACCGCAGGCTGCACGAGGCCTAG